A genomic region of Stenotrophomonas sp. NA06056 contains the following coding sequences:
- the parE gene encoding DNA topoisomerase IV subunit B, with translation MNARYNAADIEVLSGLDPVKRRPGMYTDTARPNHLAQEVIDNSVDEALAGHARSIEITLFKDGSVEVSDDGRGMPVDIHPEEKIPGVELILTRLHAGGKFNNNNYTFSGGLHGVGVSVVNALSTLVEIHIKREGAEHRITFRNGDRASPLEVVGTVGKKNTGTRLRFWPDPKYFDTPKFAVRALKHLLRAKAVLCPGLTVKLTDEATGEVDTWYYEDGLRDYLKLELGDREMLPAELFVGNLKKDTEIVDWAVAWLPEGELVQESYVNLIPTAQHGTHANGLRTGLTEALREFCDFRNLLPRGVKLAPEDVWDRVSFVLSLKMTDPQFSGQTKERLSSRQAAGFVEGAAHDAFSLLLNQNVELGEKIAQIAIERASARLKTEKLVVRKKVTQGPALPGKLADCISQDLSRTELFLVEGDSAGGSAKQARDKDFQAILPLRGKILNTWEVSSNSVLASEEVHNLAVAIGCDPGKEDIAGLRYGKVVILADADSDGLHIATLLTALFLKHFPALVDAGHVFVAMPPLFRIDVGKQVFYALDEEEKRSMLDKIEREKIKGAINVTRFKGLGEMNPPQLRESTIHPDTRRLVQLTIDDGEQTRSLMDMLLAKKRASDRKGWLESKGDLASLEA, from the coding sequence ATGAACGCCCGCTATAACGCCGCCGATATTGAAGTCCTGTCCGGCCTTGACCCGGTCAAGCGCCGCCCCGGCATGTATACCGACACCGCGCGCCCGAACCACCTGGCGCAGGAAGTGATCGACAACTCGGTGGACGAGGCCCTCGCCGGCCATGCCCGCTCGATCGAGATCACCCTGTTCAAGGACGGCAGCGTGGAGGTCAGCGATGACGGCCGCGGCATGCCGGTGGACATCCATCCGGAAGAGAAGATCCCGGGCGTCGAACTGATCCTCACCCGCCTGCATGCCGGCGGCAAGTTCAACAACAACAACTACACCTTCTCCGGCGGCCTGCATGGCGTCGGCGTCAGCGTGGTCAATGCGCTGTCGACCCTGGTGGAAATCCACATCAAGCGTGAGGGTGCCGAACACCGCATCACCTTCCGCAATGGCGACCGCGCCTCGCCGCTGGAAGTGGTCGGCACCGTCGGCAAGAAGAACACCGGTACCCGCCTGCGCTTCTGGCCGGACCCGAAGTACTTCGATACGCCCAAGTTCGCCGTGCGCGCGCTCAAGCACCTGCTGCGTGCCAAGGCCGTGCTGTGCCCGGGCCTGACCGTCAAGCTGACCGACGAAGCCACCGGTGAAGTCGATACCTGGTACTACGAAGACGGCCTGCGCGATTACCTGAAGCTGGAACTGGGCGATCGCGAGATGCTGCCGGCCGAGCTGTTCGTCGGCAACCTGAAGAAAGACACCGAGATCGTGGACTGGGCCGTGGCCTGGCTGCCGGAAGGCGAGCTGGTGCAGGAAAGCTACGTCAACCTGATTCCCACTGCGCAGCACGGCACCCACGCCAACGGCCTGCGCACCGGCCTGACCGAGGCGCTGCGCGAATTCTGCGACTTCCGCAACCTGCTGCCGCGTGGCGTCAAGCTGGCCCCGGAAGATGTATGGGACCGCGTGTCGTTCGTGCTGTCGCTGAAGATGACCGACCCGCAGTTCAGCGGCCAGACCAAGGAACGCCTGTCCTCGCGCCAGGCCGCCGGTTTCGTCGAAGGCGCCGCGCACGATGCGTTCAGCCTGCTGCTGAACCAGAACGTGGAGCTGGGCGAGAAGATCGCGCAGATCGCCATCGAGCGCGCCAGCGCGCGCCTGAAGACCGAGAAGCTGGTCGTCCGCAAGAAGGTCACCCAGGGCCCCGCCCTGCCCGGCAAGCTGGCCGACTGCATCAGCCAGGACCTGTCGCGCACCGAACTGTTCCTGGTGGAAGGTGACTCGGCGGGCGGCAGCGCCAAGCAGGCCCGTGACAAGGATTTCCAGGCGATCCTGCCGCTGCGCGGCAAGATCCTCAACACCTGGGAAGTGTCCTCCAACAGCGTGCTGGCCTCGGAGGAAGTACACAACCTGGCGGTGGCCATCGGCTGCGACCCGGGCAAGGAAGACATCGCCGGCCTGCGTTACGGCAAGGTGGTCATCCTCGCCGACGCGGACTCGGACGGCCTGCATATCGCCACCCTGCTGACCGCACTGTTCCTGAAGCACTTCCCGGCCCTGGTCGATGCCGGCCACGTGTTCGTGGCGATGCCGCCGCTGTTCCGCATCGACGTGGGCAAGCAGGTGTTCTACGCACTGGATGAGGAAGAAAAGCGCTCGATGCTGGACAAGATCGAACGCGAGAAGATCAAGGGCGCCATCAATGTGACCCGCTTCAAGGGCCTGGGCGAGATGAATCCGCCGCAGCTGCGCGAGTCCACCATCCACCCGGACACCCGTCGCCTGGTGCAGCTGACCATCGACGATGGTGAGCAGACCCGGTCGCTGATGGACATGCTGCTGGCCAAGAAGCGAGCATCCGATCGCAAGGGCTGGCTGGAGAGCAAGGGCGATCTGGCTTCGCTGGAAGCCTGA
- a CDS encoding GNAT family protein, with the protein MPANSLLFPGLPLHSARLVLSPIRRDDAAALFALQSDPDVMHWWNHPAWTRPAEARAQIDDDLAAQATGTQLKLALRESADGPLLGICVVFALDRDAARAEIGYLLAPARQGHGYMHEALQQVLAYLFNTLRLHRVEAEIDPRNHASAHVLERLGFHREGLLRQRWRIQGELADSAVYGLLVDDAVRSPTFA; encoded by the coding sequence TTGCCCGCCAACTCGCTGCTGTTTCCCGGGCTGCCGCTGCACAGCGCACGCCTGGTGCTGAGCCCCATCCGCCGCGACGACGCCGCGGCCCTGTTCGCCCTGCAGTCCGACCCGGACGTGATGCACTGGTGGAACCACCCAGCCTGGACGCGCCCCGCCGAAGCACGCGCGCAGATCGACGACGACCTGGCCGCACAGGCGACCGGCACGCAGTTGAAGCTGGCCCTGCGCGAATCGGCGGACGGCCCGCTGCTGGGCATCTGCGTGGTGTTTGCGCTGGATCGCGACGCGGCCCGTGCCGAAATCGGCTATCTGCTGGCGCCTGCCAGACAGGGCCACGGCTACATGCACGAAGCACTGCAGCAGGTGCTGGCCTATCTGTTCAACACCCTGCGCCTGCATCGGGTCGAAGCGGAGATCGATCCACGCAACCACGCCTCGGCACATGTGCTCGAACGCCTGGGCTTCCACCGCGAAGGCCTGTTGCGGCAGCGCTGGCGCATCCAGGGGGAGCTCGCGGACTCGGCCGTGTATGGGCTGCTGGTCGACGACGCGGTGCGCTCACCCACCTTTGCTTGA
- a CDS encoding S10 family peptidase has product MKFLLHSAALCVGLLIAPACTLAAPAADGTSETKEEKTEAVPLPADASARQSMRLAGRTLDYTATVGTLPVRDAKGKVIADVVFTAYTMPGKDRPVTFALNGGPGASSVYLNLGAIGPKVVTFGSEGDSASAPAKLHDNPGTWLDFTDLVFIDPVGTGFSRARIGDEDAKKQLYNPSADIEYLSRSIYDWLLRNQRMASRKYLTGESYGGYRGPRITHFLQTRLGVAMNGLVLVSPYLSPTLEDNADVSPMAWMQTLPSIAAAHLERQGKLTDTAMREVVEYTRGDYATALMKGRSDPQATEAMLRRVTELTGLDPQFVRRAGGRLETQAYLREVFRDKGTLGSRYDSNVTAFDPFPNDPEQRANDPLLDSIIAPTTTAMVDFVTREVGWKVDARYQALNYDVNRLWDRNGDLREGAVTQLRQAVAIDPHLQVLIVHGWNDLSCPFMGSILTVDQMPTMGSNPDRVQVRSYPGGHMFYSRADSQAAFRRDVQALFQRN; this is encoded by the coding sequence ATGAAGTTCCTGCTGCACTCTGCCGCGCTCTGCGTCGGCCTGCTGATTGCTCCTGCCTGCACGCTGGCCGCCCCTGCTGCTGACGGCACCTCCGAAACGAAAGAAGAAAAGACCGAAGCCGTTCCGCTGCCGGCCGATGCGTCGGCTCGGCAGAGCATGCGCCTGGCGGGGCGCACCCTCGACTACACCGCCACCGTCGGCACGCTGCCGGTACGCGATGCGAAGGGCAAGGTGATCGCCGATGTGGTGTTCACCGCCTACACCATGCCGGGCAAGGACCGGCCGGTGACCTTCGCGCTCAATGGCGGCCCCGGCGCGTCCTCGGTGTACCTCAACCTGGGCGCCATCGGCCCGAAGGTGGTGACCTTCGGTTCGGAAGGCGACAGCGCCTCGGCGCCGGCGAAGCTGCATGACAATCCGGGCACCTGGCTGGACTTCACCGACCTGGTGTTCATCGACCCGGTGGGAACCGGCTTCAGCCGTGCCCGCATCGGCGATGAGGACGCAAAGAAGCAGCTGTACAACCCCAGCGCCGACATCGAGTACCTGTCGCGCTCCATCTACGACTGGCTGCTGCGCAACCAGCGCATGGCGTCGCGCAAGTACCTGACCGGCGAGAGCTATGGCGGCTATCGCGGCCCGCGCATCACCCATTTCCTGCAGACGCGTCTTGGCGTAGCGATGAACGGCCTGGTGCTGGTGTCGCCCTACCTGAGCCCGACCCTGGAAGACAACGCCGATGTCTCGCCGATGGCGTGGATGCAGACCCTGCCCTCGATCGCTGCTGCGCACCTGGAGCGCCAGGGCAAGCTGACCGACACTGCAATGCGCGAGGTGGTCGAGTACACCCGCGGCGACTACGCCACCGCACTGATGAAGGGCCGCAGCGATCCGCAGGCAACCGAGGCGATGCTGCGCCGGGTGACCGAGTTGACCGGCCTGGACCCGCAGTTCGTGCGCCGCGCCGGTGGCCGCCTGGAGACCCAGGCCTACCTGCGCGAGGTGTTCCGCGACAAGGGCACGCTGGGCAGCCGCTACGATTCCAATGTCACCGCGTTCGATCCATTCCCGAATGATCCGGAGCAGCGCGCCAATGATCCGCTGCTGGACAGCATCATCGCGCCGACCACCACGGCGATGGTCGACTTCGTCACCCGTGAGGTTGGCTGGAAAGTGGATGCGCGCTACCAGGCGCTGAACTACGACGTGAACCGTCTGTGGGATCGCAATGGCGACCTGCGCGAGGGTGCGGTGACCCAGCTGCGCCAGGCCGTTGCGATCGACCCGCACCTGCAGGTGCTGATCGTGCACGGCTGGAACGACCTGTCGTGCCCGTTCATGGGTTCGATCCTGACGGTGGACCAGATGCCGACGATGGGCAGCAACCCGGACCGCGTGCAGGTGCGCAGCTATCCGGGTGGGCACATGTTCTATAGCCGTGCTGACAGCCAGGCGGCGTTCCGCAGGGATGTGCAGGCGCTGTTCCAGCGTAATTGA
- a CDS encoding inorganic phosphate transporter, with product MLTLVLVVILAALVFEFINGFHDTANSIATVVATKVLSPGWAVMLAAFMNLLGALTGTAVALTIASGLLNTNVVDVTPQVILCALLGGIIWNLITWWKGLPSSSSHALIGGLCGAGLAAAHNNWDALIWSERLGSWAQNKGLLWKVFVPMITSPIAGFLLGIVVMVLLWALIAGLAKIGGAIGRLARPRIVNAFFGKAQIASAAYMGFAHGHNDAQKTMGIIAMTLIGAEATGALNDLPSWLAFMHPDAHAGEGIAMWIVLTCAVVMAAGTASGGWKIIKTLGHKMVKLHPIHGFAAETSSATVLTVAAHFGMPVSTTHSISTAIMGVGFAKNPRSLRLGVIERIVWAWILTIPAAGGCAYLILKLFELFGWA from the coding sequence ATGCTGACCCTCGTCCTGGTGGTGATCCTGGCCGCGCTCGTTTTCGAGTTCATCAACGGCTTCCACGACACCGCCAATTCCATCGCCACCGTGGTGGCGACCAAGGTGCTCTCGCCCGGTTGGGCGGTGATGCTCGCCGCGTTCATGAACCTGCTGGGTGCGCTGACCGGCACCGCCGTGGCCCTGACCATCGCGTCGGGCCTGCTCAACACCAACGTGGTCGACGTGACCCCGCAGGTGATCCTGTGCGCGCTGCTGGGCGGCATCATCTGGAACCTGATCACGTGGTGGAAGGGCCTGCCGTCCTCGTCCTCGCACGCGCTGATCGGCGGTCTGTGTGGTGCCGGCCTGGCCGCAGCCCACAACAACTGGGACGCGCTGATCTGGTCGGAACGCCTCGGCAGCTGGGCACAGAACAAGGGCCTGCTGTGGAAGGTGTTCGTGCCGATGATCACCTCGCCGATTGCCGGCTTCCTGCTCGGCATCGTGGTGATGGTGCTGCTGTGGGCGCTGATCGCCGGCCTGGCCAAGATCGGTGGCGCGATCGGTCGACTGGCCCGCCCGCGCATCGTCAATGCGTTCTTCGGCAAGGCACAGATTGCCTCCGCGGCCTACATGGGCTTCGCCCATGGCCACAACGACGCGCAGAAGACCATGGGCATCATCGCCATGACCCTGATCGGCGCCGAAGCGACCGGCGCACTGAACGACCTGCCGTCGTGGCTGGCCTTCATGCATCCGGACGCGCATGCCGGTGAGGGCATCGCCATGTGGATCGTGCTGACCTGCGCGGTGGTGATGGCCGCCGGTACCGCCTCGGGCGGCTGGAAGATCATCAAGACCCTGGGCCACAAGATGGTCAAGCTGCACCCGATCCACGGCTTCGCTGCGGAAACCAGCTCGGCCACCGTGCTGACCGTGGCTGCCCATTTCGGCATGCCGGTGTCGACCACCCACAGCATCTCGACCGCGATCATGGGCGTTGGCTTCGCCAAGAACCCGCGTTCGCTGCGCCTGGGCGTGATCGAGCGCATCGTCTGGGCCTGGATCCTGACCATCCCGGCGGCAGGCGGCTGCGCCTACCTGATCCTGAAGCTGTTCGAGCTGTTCGGCTGGGCCTGA
- a CDS encoding DUF47 family protein: protein MFSLQTIFGSGKQFYTLLDEAAVAASDAAKALHSMLREADRQPALDAFKLARLRERAASDKISQALVDSFMTPIEREDIEALGSALYKIPKQIEKFADRYSLATTHLEHIDFAPRAAMLEQAAGVVVEMVADLRHMNLDRMTALNERLRSLENEADRLMLELYRDIYSGRLDNLQMFLLKEFFEILEKAIDRCREAGVVAYQIVLKNS from the coding sequence ATGTTCTCTCTGCAGACCATTTTCGGTTCCGGCAAACAGTTCTACACCCTGCTTGATGAGGCTGCCGTCGCGGCTTCCGATGCCGCCAAGGCACTGCATTCGATGCTGCGCGAGGCCGATCGCCAGCCCGCCCTGGATGCCTTCAAGCTGGCCCGACTGCGCGAACGCGCGGCCTCGGACAAGATCAGCCAGGCGCTTGTGGACAGCTTCATGACCCCCATCGAGCGCGAAGACATCGAAGCGCTGGGCTCGGCCCTGTACAAGATTCCCAAGCAGATCGAGAAGTTCGCCGATCGCTATTCGCTGGCCACGACCCACCTGGAGCACATCGACTTCGCGCCGCGCGCGGCGATGCTGGAGCAGGCCGCCGGCGTGGTGGTGGAGATGGTCGCCGACCTGCGCCACATGAACCTGGACCGGATGACCGCGCTCAACGAGCGCCTGCGTTCGCTGGAAAACGAAGCCGATCGCCTGATGCTCGAGCTGTACCGCGACATCTACTCCGGTCGCCTGGACAACCTGCAGATGTTCCTGCTGAAGGAATTCTTCGAGATCCTGGAAAAGGCCATCGACCGCTGCCGCGAAGCCGGCGTGGTGGCGTACCAGATCGTGTTGAAGAACAGCTGA
- a CDS encoding hemolysin family protein — protein MFEILIVLALIVFNGFFAMSEMSVMTSRKSRLKQMASTSKRAAKALELSEKPENFLSTVQIGITLGGILTGVYGGEAIGNSIAHHLQAMFPTLADTITLFGEPQSLANLIGKTLAVALITFLTLIFGELVPKRLAITRSEDIAGMVAVPMGWLARIAFPAVWLLSHSTRLVLRLMGLGKDEAAQVTEEEIRMLVAESHEAGVIDSHERDMMNRVMRLGDRTADSLMTPRNRIAWLDTLGGLDKNLEIMAEHEFSRYPVYRDNDMDVVGVLELKSLATRMARGDNALFQTLREPLYVSESTHAMKLLEIFREEQQSMALVVDEYGEIQGLVTISDLMGAVVGRLQATENADEDALVVTREDGSLLVDGSLPIEDLRELIGSNDLPDAEDGDYYTLAGMCIHFFGRIPHAGEYFDWAGWRFEVVDLDGARVDKLLLRTLSDEQADELTA, from the coding sequence GTGTTTGAGATCCTGATTGTCCTGGCCTTGATCGTGTTCAACGGCTTCTTCGCCATGTCCGAGATGTCGGTCATGACCTCGCGCAAGAGCCGGCTGAAACAGATGGCCAGTACCTCCAAGCGCGCGGCCAAGGCGCTTGAGCTGTCCGAGAAGCCCGAGAACTTCCTGTCCACCGTCCAGATCGGCATCACTCTGGGCGGCATCCTGACCGGTGTCTACGGCGGCGAAGCCATCGGCAACAGCATCGCCCATCACCTGCAGGCGATGTTCCCCACCCTGGCCGACACCATCACCCTGTTCGGCGAGCCGCAGTCGCTGGCGAACCTGATCGGCAAGACGCTGGCCGTGGCGCTGATCACGTTCCTGACGCTGATCTTCGGTGAGCTGGTGCCCAAGCGTCTGGCCATCACCCGCTCCGAGGACATCGCCGGCATGGTTGCGGTGCCGATGGGCTGGCTGGCACGGATCGCGTTCCCGGCGGTCTGGCTGCTGTCCCATTCGACCCGCCTGGTCCTGCGCCTGATGGGCCTGGGCAAGGACGAGGCCGCCCAGGTGACGGAAGAAGAGATCCGCATGCTGGTGGCCGAGAGCCACGAGGCCGGTGTGATCGACAGCCACGAACGCGACATGATGAACCGCGTGATGCGCCTGGGCGACCGCACTGCCGACAGCCTGATGACCCCGCGCAACCGGATCGCGTGGCTGGACACGCTGGGTGGCTTGGACAAGAACCTGGAAATCATGGCCGAGCATGAGTTCTCGCGGTATCCGGTATACCGCGACAACGACATGGACGTGGTTGGCGTGCTTGAGCTGAAATCGCTGGCCACGCGCATGGCGCGCGGCGACAACGCGCTGTTCCAGACGCTGCGCGAGCCGCTCTACGTCTCCGAATCCACCCATGCGATGAAGCTGCTGGAGATCTTCCGCGAGGAACAACAGTCGATGGCGCTGGTGGTGGACGAGTACGGCGAGATCCAGGGGCTGGTGACCATCAGCGACCTGATGGGCGCGGTGGTGGGTCGCCTGCAGGCAACGGAGAACGCCGACGAGGACGCCCTGGTGGTGACCCGTGAAGACGGCTCACTGCTGGTGGACGGCTCACTGCCGATCGAGGACCTGCGCGAGCTGATCGGCAGCAACGACCTGCCCGATGCCGAGGATGGCGACTACTACACCCTGGCCGGCATGTGCATCCACTTCTTCGGCCGCATCCCGCATGCGGGCGAATACTTCGACTGGGCCGGCTGGCGCTTCGAGGTGGTCGATCTGGACGGCGCGCGCGTAGACAAGCTGCTGCTGCGCACCCTCTCCGACGAGCAGGCCGATGAGCTCACCGCCTGA
- a CDS encoding exopolysaccharide biosynthesis protein: MSSPPESGPGAAPPEYRNEGIRTLLAMFAFGDPAQHMKLGQILQDLQQSAFGVFLFVAILPAFIPIPGLGGAVSGPLVILIGLQMLFCLRRPWLPGFIARRGPKRGTMHRFLDRIDGALRRLDRMLKPRMPQLLTPAPAHAFSGLLLVLLGLLLSLPIPFTNYLFGFQLLLFALALLERDGALMLFNWVAAVVAIAFFGFSSGQLVGYTVELFQRWF, encoded by the coding sequence ATGAGCTCACCGCCTGAGTCCGGCCCCGGCGCTGCGCCGCCGGAGTACCGCAACGAGGGCATCCGCACCCTGCTGGCGATGTTCGCCTTCGGTGACCCGGCCCAGCACATGAAGCTGGGGCAGATCCTGCAGGATCTGCAGCAGAGTGCCTTTGGTGTGTTCCTGTTCGTCGCCATCCTGCCGGCCTTCATCCCCATCCCGGGGCTGGGCGGCGCGGTCAGCGGGCCGCTGGTGATCCTGATCGGCCTGCAGATGCTGTTCTGCCTGCGCCGGCCCTGGTTGCCGGGGTTCATCGCCCGTCGCGGGCCCAAACGCGGCACCATGCACCGGTTTCTTGACCGCATCGACGGTGCCCTGCGCCGCCTCGACCGCATGCTCAAGCCGCGCATGCCACAGTTGCTGACGCCTGCGCCCGCTCACGCCTTCAGCGGCCTGCTGCTGGTGCTGCTGGGCCTGCTGCTGTCGCTGCCCATTCCGTTCACCAACTATCTGTTCGGCTTCCAGCTGCTGTTGTTCGCGCTGGCCCTGCTCGAGCGTGACGGTGCGCTGATGTTGTTCAACTGGGTGGCTGCGGTGGTGGCGATTGCGTTTTTCGGTTTCAGTTCCGGGCAACTGGTGGGTTACACCGTCGAACTGTTCCAGCGCTGGTTCTGA
- a CDS encoding pyridoxamine 5'-phosphate oxidase family protein has product MDESRTKHIAQLAELIKDVEVAMFTSRGVDGRLYSRPLGTQQVAFDGDLWFATAADSPKVAEIAFDPRVNVAYASPSKNTYVSVAGVARIVDDRAKVEELWSPAMKLFFPGGPDDPNLRLIHVRAETAEYWDGPGTLLGSALSFVLSAVQDEPAQLGDNGFIDLR; this is encoded by the coding sequence ATGGACGAATCCCGTACCAAACACATTGCCCAGCTGGCCGAACTGATCAAGGACGTGGAGGTGGCGATGTTCACCTCCCGGGGTGTCGATGGGCGCCTCTACAGCCGCCCTCTCGGCACCCAGCAGGTCGCCTTCGATGGTGACCTGTGGTTCGCCACCGCTGCCGACAGCCCGAAGGTCGCCGAGATCGCGTTCGACCCACGGGTCAACGTGGCCTATGCCTCGCCGTCGAAGAACACGTATGTGTCGGTAGCGGGTGTGGCGCGCATCGTCGATGACCGCGCCAAGGTCGAGGAGCTGTGGTCGCCGGCGATGAAACTGTTCTTCCCTGGTGGCCCGGATGATCCGAACCTGCGGCTGATACACGTACGTGCAGAGACCGCCGAGTACTGGGATGGGCCGGGCACGCTGCTGGGTTCGGCCCTCAGTTTCGTGTTGTCGGCCGTGCAGGACGAGCCGGCACAGTTGGGCGACAACGGTTTCATCGACCTGCGTTGA
- a CDS encoding LLM class flavin-dependent oxidoreductase, giving the protein MIPLSILDLAPVCEGSDTTAAFANMLELAQHADALGYRRYWLAEHHNMPGIASAATAVLIGHVAGGTKRIRVGAGGIMLPNHAPLQVAEQFGTLASLYPDRIDLGLGRAPGTDQPTARALRRYFDSADQFPQDVRELLHYFEPVQPGQAVQAVPGGGLRVPTWILGSSLFGARMAASMGLPYAFASHFAPDSMDEALAVYRREFRPSATLKQPHAMLALNVVASDSEAESRRLFTSQQQSFVNLRRGRPGKIPAPIDDIESFWEPHEKLGVERALACTVLGDPQQVADGIAAFVERHQPDELMLTANLYDHRARLRSFELAMHAWHARHAG; this is encoded by the coding sequence ATGATCCCGTTGTCGATCCTCGACCTGGCCCCGGTCTGCGAGGGCAGCGATACCACTGCCGCCTTCGCCAACATGCTTGAACTGGCGCAGCATGCCGATGCGCTGGGCTACCGCCGCTACTGGCTGGCCGAACACCACAACATGCCTGGCATCGCCAGTGCCGCCACTGCGGTGCTGATCGGCCATGTGGCCGGCGGCACGAAACGCATCCGTGTCGGCGCCGGCGGCATCATGTTGCCCAACCACGCACCGCTGCAGGTGGCCGAACAGTTCGGCACCCTGGCCTCGCTATACCCGGATCGCATCGACCTGGGCCTGGGCCGCGCCCCGGGTACCGACCAGCCGACCGCCCGCGCCCTGCGCCGCTACTTCGACAGCGCCGACCAGTTCCCGCAGGACGTACGCGAGCTGCTGCACTACTTCGAACCGGTGCAACCCGGCCAAGCGGTGCAGGCCGTACCGGGTGGCGGCCTGAGGGTGCCGACGTGGATCCTCGGTTCAAGCCTGTTCGGCGCGCGCATGGCCGCCTCGATGGGCCTGCCGTACGCCTTCGCCTCGCACTTCGCCCCCGATTCCATGGATGAAGCGCTGGCAGTGTACCGCCGCGAATTTCGTCCTTCGGCCACGCTCAAGCAGCCGCATGCGATGCTGGCCTTGAACGTGGTGGCCAGTGACAGCGAGGCCGAATCGCGCCGGCTGTTCACCAGCCAGCAGCAGAGCTTCGTCAACCTGCGTCGCGGCCGTCCGGGCAAGATCCCGGCGCCGATCGATGACATCGAATCGTTCTGGGAGCCCCACGAGAAGCTGGGCGTGGAGAGGGCACTGGCATGCACGGTGCTGGGTGATCCTCAGCAGGTGGCCGATGGCATTGCAGCGTTCGTCGAGCGCCACCAGCCCGACGAACTGATGCTTACCGCCAACCTGTACGACCACCGTGCGCGCCTGCGTTCGTTCGAACTGGCGATGCATGCCTGGCATGCCCGCCACGCGGGCTGA
- a CDS encoding sulfurtransferase, with protein sequence MIANTAAYHFAVIDAPQALCDQLQARAEAAGLQGTILVAGEGLNLFLAGAPSDIDGFYAELHADARFADMRVKTSFSEHQPFARLKAKVKDEIISFRRDDGQPLDYPRAPAIDPATVQRWLRQGHDDAGKPVVMLDTRNLQEIEYGTFKDALVLPIHKFTDLPEALAPHREALKDSTVVSFCTGGIRCEKAALWMVNDGMDNVLQLDGGILGYFEEVGGEGYEGRCFVFDERVALDAELKPLVDEPLPEPRPSAF encoded by the coding sequence ATGATCGCCAATACCGCTGCCTATCATTTCGCCGTCATCGACGCTCCGCAGGCCCTGTGTGACCAGCTGCAGGCCCGTGCCGAGGCGGCTGGCCTGCAGGGCACGATCCTGGTGGCAGGCGAGGGGTTGAACCTGTTCCTGGCGGGCGCGCCGTCCGATATCGATGGCTTCTACGCGGAACTGCATGCTGATGCGCGCTTCGCTGATATGCGGGTCAAGACCAGCTTCAGCGAGCACCAGCCGTTCGCGCGGCTGAAGGCCAAGGTCAAGGACGAGATCATCAGCTTCCGCCGCGACGATGGCCAGCCGCTGGACTACCCGCGCGCGCCGGCGATCGATCCCGCCACTGTGCAGCGCTGGCTGCGGCAGGGGCACGATGATGCTGGCAAGCCGGTGGTGATGCTCGATACGCGCAATCTGCAGGAGATCGAGTACGGCACCTTCAAGGATGCGCTGGTACTGCCCATCCACAAGTTCACCGATCTGCCAGAAGCACTCGCCCCCCATCGCGAGGCGCTGAAGGACAGCACCGTGGTCAGCTTCTGCACCGGTGGCATCCGCTGCGAGAAAGCGGCGCTGTGGATGGTCAACGACGGCATGGACAACGTGCTGCAGCTCGATGGCGGCATCCTCGGTTACTTCGAGGAAGTGGGCGGTGAGGGCTACGAAGGCCGCTGCTTCGTGTTCGACGAACGCGTGGCGCTGGATGCCGAGTTGAAGCCGCTGGTGGACGAGCCGTTGCCGGAACCGCGCCCCAGCGCGTTTTGA
- a CDS encoding DUF6164 family protein, protein MAKLLLNLRNVGDDEYADVCTLLDQHGIAWYRTEPSPWGISNGGLWLREDADQARAKALMAEYQATRGVRVRAEREQALRDGTAETFGSLFRRRPGFVVLVLLGMAVAAALVLLPFMLLRG, encoded by the coding sequence ATGGCAAAACTCCTGCTCAATCTGCGCAATGTCGGCGACGACGAATATGCCGATGTCTGCACGCTGCTCGACCAGCACGGCATCGCCTGGTATCGCACCGAACCCAGCCCGTGGGGCATTTCCAATGGCGGCCTGTGGCTGCGCGAGGATGCCGACCAGGCGCGCGCCAAGGCGCTGATGGCCGAGTACCAAGCGACCCGCGGAGTGCGGGTCCGCGCCGAGCGCGAGCAGGCCCTTCGCGATGGCACCGCCGAGACCTTTGGCAGCCTGTTCCGGCGCCGCCCTGGGTTCGTGGTGCTGGTGTTGTTGGGCATGGCGGTGGCGGCGGCGCTGGTGCTGCTGCCGTTCATGCTGCTGCGGGGGTAA